The sequence AAAGGAATAAGAGGACTTGGCGAACGCTGTACGTGTTGAAGCAGAAACATCTACGGAACCTACTCTCCCGCAAGAAGCGGTGAATCCCGCAGGGGGCCGGAGAGAGGGTGGAGCGTACAGCCACACAAGAAGACCCCTCTTATACGAAGGAGTAGAAATACATGTTGGATCAGATTCTATCAAGAGACAATCTCCTCCAAGCGCTCAAGCGCGTGGAGTCCAATAAAGGAAGTCCTGGTGTCGATGGGATGACGACAAAATCCGTCCGATCTTATCTCATGGAAAACTGGGACTCCTTGAGAAGGGCAATCATGGAAGGAACCTACTCTCCTCAGCCAGTAAGACGGGTCGAAATCCCGAAACCGTCTGGAGGCGTAAGGGCATTAGGCATTCCGACGGTGATCGACCGTCTGATCCAACAAGCCATCGCTCAAGTGTTGTCAAAGAAGATGGACCCAAGCTTTTCCGAAAATAGCTACGGGTTTCGTCCAGGAAAACGGGGACATGACGCGGTCAAAAAGGCGAAGACGTATATCCAAGAAGGATACGGATGGGTCGTCGATATTGATCTCTCGAAGTTCTTTGACCGTGTCCATCACGACCGCTTAATGAGACGCCTTAGCCAGATCATTCAAGATCGACAAGTGTTGCGTCTGATTAGACGCTACCTTCAAGCAGGGATTATGGAAAACGGACTGGTTCAGCCGAGTACAGAAGGAACGCCGCAAGGCGGACCGCTCAGTCCGCTTCTTTCCAACATTGTGTTAGATGAGTGGGATCAGGAACTAGAGAAACGAGGCTACCGATTCGTTCGTTACGCGGATGACTGCCAGATTTACGTCAAGTCACGACGGGCGGCAAAACAAACGCTAACAAAGATGACGACGTTCCTAGAGGATCGTCTCCGTCTTCAAGTGAATCGGGAAAAGAGCGCATGGGGGCGCCCGTGGGAGCGGAGCTTCCTGGGGTTCACCTTCACGCGCAACCGACAAGACCCGAAGATCCGGATCACAAAAGAAAGTCTCAAGCGATGTAAAGATCGCATTCGCGAACTCACCTCACGTCGCCACTCGATTGAGATGGAAGAACGAATTCGCAGACTGAATCAGTTTCTTATAGGATGGATAGGCTACTTTCAGTTAGTCGAAACGCCATCTTTCCTACAGAATTTAGACGCATGGGTGAAGAGACGCCTCCGAATGATCCGCTGGAAAGAATGGAAGAAACCGAAAACGAGACAGCGGAAGCTTGTCACGCTTGGGGTAAAGAAAGGAAAAGCGTGGGAATGGGCCAATACGCGAAAAGCCTATTGGCGAATCGCGAAAAGTCCGATCTTACACAAAACCCTCGACTCTGCATATTGGAAGAGTCAAGGGCTCAAGAGCTTAATGGAACGTTATGATACACTTCGTCAAACTTAACTGAAACCGCCGTATACGGAACCGTACGTGCGGTGGTGTGAGAGGTCGGGGGTTAGTCGCCCCCTCCTACTCTATTAAAGAAGGGAGTAAGAAATGAGAAAATGGAGTACGGCTGTCTCTTTTCCTGGATTGATGTAAGCATGGGGGCGGTCGCCTTTGAAACGGATCGAGTCATAGGTTGACAAATGGTGGCTTTCCCCCTCGACTTCAATCGTCAGTTGTCCAGCCATAACCGTTACCGTTTCGACCACACCAAGGCGGTGTGCTTCTGATTCATAGCGGCATTGAGGCCGCAAATAACCACGGTAGCATTCCATCAGTCCTTGTGAGCGAAACAACGGCTCAGCGATGAACTCGTCATCTGAGCTGGAGAGTTTCATCGCCTTGTTGGCTCGGGCGATGGCCACATCAGCTTCAAATGATAGCAAGGCGGTAATCGGGATATGAAGTCCGTTGGCGATTTTCCAAATGACAGATAGAGTCGGGTTGCCTTCCCCTTGTTCAATTTTTAGCAATGTCAGTTTGCTGACACCAATTTGTTTGGCAAGTGCCTCGATGCTTATTCCTTTGCTTGTCCGCAATTGCCGTAGGTTTTTACCAATTTGTTTGCCGGCTTCTTGATTTTCGGCAAGCTCTTCTTTCGCCAATTGGATCACTCCTTTCTCAATAATGTAATAGATGACGAATGAATAATATGGTATATTATAATATACCATATTGTAATTTTTAATATACATGGGGGTGTGACAATGGTTGGACGAAAACAAATAACGCTAGCAGCGATCACCGAAGCGTTTCCTCTTGCGCTTGCAATTGCTGCGTACGGCATTTCTTATGGAGTGCTTGCTACGCAAGGTGGGTTTACGTTCGGGCAAACAGTGGCGATGTCGATGTTTGTTTTTTCAGGATCGGCGCAACTTGTAACGGCTGGTATGATGGCAGGCAGCGCAAGTGCAATCAGCATACTAGCTGCAGTGTTGCTATTAAATTTACGCAATTTGTTATACGGCGCTGCCTTAGCCAACACGGTATCATTAGCAGGAAAATGGCGCTTTGCCCTTGCTTTTGGTGTGTCAGACGAACCATTTGTGCTTGCAAGCGCCAGGGAACAAAAACATGGGCCGGACCCTTTTTATTTTGCGATCGTGTTTGTTTGCTTTTACTTGTCTTGGGTATTTGCTTCTTTGGCTGGCGCGCTTCTCGGCGCCCAAGTCGATCCCCTCACTTGGGGGCTCGATTTCGTTTTTCCTGTAACGTTTACAGCATTGCTTGTCCCTTCGTTAAAGGGCCGTCCAGCGATGGCTACAGCCCTTGCGGCGGTTGGCATTTGCCTGCTGTTCCACTATTCTGGCTTCCGCGAAGAACTAATTATGATTGCGGCGGGCATGCTTGCTCCCCTCGCAGGGCTAATGGCTGGAGGGAGGAAGAGCGATGGACAATAACTGGCCGTTAATTGCAGGAATCGCTGTCGTTACTTATCTATCTCGCATTGCGGGCATCGAACTGATGGCCAAGCGCCCGTTGCCGCCAAAATTACAAACGTTTTTTCGTTATGTCCCGATTGCAATGATGGCAGCGTTAATTGCCAACCAAGTTGTTTCCTCAGAAGGCGGAGGGATGAGCCTGTCTTATCCAATGCTATTTGGTTGTATTGCTTGTGCCGTTGTTCTTCAATTGAGGAAGCGCTTTTTGCTTGCAGTCGTGGCTGGCGTCCTAGTCGGGGTGGCTGCCCGTTATCTGCTACATCATTTATAGCACCCAATCTTGCTTTTGCAAAGCATCAGGTAAGCGCCATCGCTTCAGGCACTGGAGGCTTCATAACCGATGCTTTATTTCGTTTTAGAAAAGGACAACATTTGACGGCTATAATTGAAAGCGTTATCATCGTGGTGCAACTTCTTACTATTTACCAAAAAGGAGTGGACGTCATGCAGAGAATAGTCATGCCGCTAGGAATTGCTTTACTGATTGCTCTAGGAGGGTGCAGTCAGGAGACAGACCAGGCGGTCGATGAGCCTTCAGAAGAAATCACTGTCTGGGCTTGGAATTTAGAAGCGGAATATTTAAAAGATATCGTCCCGGCTTTTGAAGAAAAGTATCCTGATATTAAGGTAAATGTGTTAAAGTTGAGCGCTGACCAAGTCTACCAACGGCTGACGACAGGGTTGGCTGCAGGAATAGAAAGCCAATTGCCTGACTTGGTCCAGGTCGAAAACCAGCGCATCGATTTGTATATGGACCGGTTTCGTGAAAGTTTTGTCGATTTGTCAGAAATGGGCTTTGATGAACATCGCGATAAATTTGTTGAAGGAAAAATCGCGCCATTAATGAACGAGGATGGCGGCGTCATGGCGTTTCCCCGGGATATAGGACCGATGGCTGTCTTTTATCGCGCTGATTTGTTTGAAGAAGCAGGCATTAATCCAGCCGACATAAAAACATGGGATGATTATGTAGAAGCGGGCGTGGCCATGCGTGAACAAACTGGGACTCTGATGACAGGCATCCAGCTTAATCACGACACGTCGTTTTACCGCGCGATGCTCCAGCAACATGAACTGTTCTACTTTGACTTAGAAGGCAATGTTGCTGCCAATACCGAGGCAGCGCGCCGCTCAATGGAAATGCTCAAAAAAATGGATGACGCAGGCATTTTGCTTCATGCCGCTACAGCAGAGGAAATTAACGCCGCCATTAAAAACGACGCGGTCGCTTCGGTCATAAGCGGTTCTTGGCAAAAGGGAATCATTGAGGATCAAATGCCTGAGCAAGAAGGGTTATGGCGGGTCATGAAAATGCCTGCTTTTGAAGAAGATGGTTTGACCGCGGCTAATGACGGCGGTTCCAACTTGGCGATTACATCGGTGTCAAGCAACAAAGAGGCGGCTTATTTATTTGGTGAATTTGCTTCTGTTGATGTTGAGAATCAGCTTTATGGCGCCATGGAATACGGGGCTTACCCTGCCTTAATAGATGCGATTGAGCAGCCAGAACTGGATGAGGGCATTCCGTTTTACGGTGGACAAAAAATCTTTTCGATTTTTGCGGAAGAAGCGGTTGATCTGCCTGTTATCAATTTTACAAGCGACTTTTTGCGTGCCCGGGAAACGTATAACGATGCAATTGGGCGTGTCGTCCTCCAAGATGTGCCTGTTGAGGAAGCGCTTGAGACAGCAGCCAACAGGCTAGAAGCCAGCACAGGACGGGGGGCTAGCAATGAGTAATCCAGCGTTTTCAAAGGGAACAAAGCACATAAAACGGAAAAAGGCATCATCAGGACTAGCGCCTTATGTTTTCATTGCGCCAGCTGCGATTTTGTTTATCATCTTTACAGGCTACCCGGTTATCTACTCGTTTGTGCTTAGTTTTACGGTAAACGAGAATGGCGTTAACACATTTGCCGGTCTCAGCAATTACATTCGCTTGTTCCAAGATAGCTTGTTTTATGAAGCGCTTTTTAATACGTTTATTATTTTGCTCGTACAAGTGCCCGTGATGATTTGTATGGCCGTTATACTGGCGAACGTGCTTCACAGCGGAATCCGCCGTTTTAAAGGGCCCCTGCGCGTAGCGTTTTTTACGCCGACAGTCACGTCGTTAGTAGCGACAGCGGTTATTTTTCTGCTGATTTTGAACCAAGACTTCGGCATCATCAACTACGTGCTAACAAGTATTGGCATAGAGCGGATCCCTTGGCTAAACGATCCGTTTTGGGCCAAAGTGTCTGTCATTCTTGCGATTCTTTGGCGGTGGACCGGTTATAACATGGTGATTATTCTAGCTGGGCTGCAAGTCATTCCGAAAGACCTGTATGAAGCCGCCGAAATAGATGGGGCAAGCACCGTAAAAAAGTTCTTCTCGATTACCGTTCCTCAATTGAAACCGGTGCTTTTGTTTGCTTTTGTTATGTCGACGATCGGAACATTCCAACTGTTTGATGAAGTGTTTATTTTGACTGGAGGCGGTCCAATAAACGCAACGATGACAGTGACGATGTATTTATACGAAAATGGCTTTGAGTATTTTGATTTTGGCTATGCATCGGCAATTGCCTACGTCATTGTCATTATTATTGCCTTCTTGTCCTTCATCCAGTTTAAAGTGGCAGGTGATCGTGAATGAAATGGATCGGAAAACTAGGCAAATATGTAGTGCTGGCAGCTGGCTTGTTTATTACGCTTGGGCCATTTTACTGGATGGTTGTAGGAGCGACCAATTCATCTGGAGCATTGCTGTCCGTGCCTCCGAATGTCATACCAGGAACGCACTTGCTAGAAAACGCTCGCAATCTCTTAAACAACATCGATATTTTCCGGGCCTTGTGGAACTCGATTTTCATAACGGTCACATTTACAGTTATAGCCGGGCTGTTTAGTGCAGCGGCAGGGTATGCATTTGCCAAATATGAATTTAAAGGCAAAAATGCTATATTCTCGATGTTTCTTGTATCAATGATGATTCCGTATCAAGCATTGATCATCCCACAATTCGAGCTGTTTGCGCGAATGGGTATCCTAAATTCGTATAGCGCGATCATCCTGCCCCAGCTTGCCTATCCATTTGCGATCTTTTTAATGCGGCAAAGCATGAAGTCGATCCCTGATTCGGTACTTGAATCGGCGCGAATCGACGGGTGCGGCGAGTACCGGATGTTTTTCCAAATCGCGTTGCCGACGATGTTGCCTGCCATTGGCGCTGTAGGTATTTTCTTGTTTACCCATCAATGGAACAACTTTCTGTGGCCTTTAGTCGTCATTGTCACTGAAGATATGTATACGCTTCCAATTGTCTTGTCGATTTTAGGCGGACAAGACAACTTGGATTATGGCCAACTTATGCTCGCCGCTACTATTTCTGTTTTGCCGATTTTTATCATGTTCTTGTTTTTGCAACGGTACTTTATTGCAGGAATATCAAGTGGGGCTGTAAAAGAGTAAATTATTAAAAGCAAGCGGGTATTCGGGGAACGGATGCCCGCTTTTTTGAAGCAATTTGCCGAAAAGGCCAACCGTGTGTTCGTGGAACAAATGTTCTGTTTGTGGTATGCTAAACGCGTAATGAAATGGTAGCCGAAATGTTGAATTTAGTGCTGGGCCCATAGCAGCTTTTTTGTTGTTCCCAGCTACGGAAAAAGGAGTGGGCAAAATGCCAATGAAGTTAAAAGCGCCGACTTTGCCGGTGCAATTTGAGGAAAGTGACTTTGCAACACAACTTGAAGAAGAAGAACCGTTTTTAATGAATAGGGCTTTTAATGGGGAAGACAAGGCCGCTTTGCATGTAGAGAAGCTAACAGTTTCGAAATCGGTATTCAAGCAAAGCAAATTCTTGCATAGTGCTTTCCCAAAAGCCGATTTTACAGATGTGGTGTTCGAACGGTGTGATTTTTCCAATTGTACGTTTCATGGAGCGATTTTTCACCGTGTCCAATTTATAGGCTGCAAATTGACTGGGGCGGCCTTTTCTGAAGCAAATCTTGGCCATGTGGCGTTACAAGATTGCTTAGTAAATTTAACGGATTTTGTTGAAGCCCGTTTAAAACATGTCGCTTTTCGCCAGTGTTCCCTGGAAGCGGCCAACTTTTCCGATTGTCTGTTAAAGCCAGTCGAACTGAATGAATGCAGTATTGACGACATTCACTTTGGGCAAACACTGTTAGATGGGTTGGACATAAGTACGTGTACATACAACCGCATTCAAACGTCTCTTGCGCAACTGGATGGCCTTACCATCTCAAAAGCGCAAGCAGTTGGATTTGCGAAATTGCTTGGCTTAAAAATCAAAGACGAGTAGATGGGAGAAATGCTCAGAAAAAGGAGCACAGCGCAAAAAAACGCCTAATTGGCTCTTTAGTTTGCTTACAATCACTGGTACACTAAAAAGGTCAAATGAATTTTAATTTTGGAGGGGTAGAATGGGGAAGCGTATCCTTTTGTTTATCGGGACAAATATCTTGGTCTTAACGACAATTATGGTCGTTTGGACGTTGGTTACATCGTTTACAGGCATAGACGGTTCGTTTGTAAGCAGCAGTGGCGCAATTCAATTTGTTCCGATCCTAATCTTTAGTCTCATTGTCGGGTTCTCAGGCTCGTTTATTTCGCTAGCGATGTCGCGCTGGATTGCGAAAAAAATGATGAAAGTCCAGGTGCTTGATCCAGAGGGGCCGCTCAGTGCTGAACAGAAAGCGATTGTTGAAAAAGTGCACCGTTTGTCGAGGGCAGCAGGGCTGACACATATGCCGGAAGTCGGGATTTACCAATCGGCGGAAGTCAATGCTTTTGCAACAGGCCCATCTAAAAAACGTTCTCTTGTCGCCGTATCCACTGGCTTGTTAGACGTGATGGATGACGATGCAGTCGAAGGTGTCATCGCCCATGAAGTCGCCCACGTCGCCAATGGAGATATGGTGACGATGACGTTGCTGCAAGGGATTGTGAACACATTTGTTGTCTTTTTGTCCCGTGTTTTAGCGATCGTTGTCTCACGGTTTGTGAAGCCTGAACTTCAGTTCATTGTGCAATTCCTGGCCATTATTATATTGCAAATCTTGTTCTCTATTCTTGGCAGCCTTGTTGTCAACGCATACTCACGTTATCGTGAATATCACGCAGACAGGGGCGGCGCAGATTTGGCTGGGAAAGATAAAATGGTTCATGCCTTACATGCGTTAAAAAATTATGTGGACCGAGCGAAAGCCAATGACCACACAGATGATACAGCTGTACAGACGATGAAAATTAGTGGCGGCAACTCCGTACTAAAGTTATTTTCAACACACCCGGATTTAAATGACCGTATTGCCCGTCTACAAGAGCGGTAGGCGAAGAAAAGCCCAATTGGGCTTTTTTATTTATTTGCTGTTTATGGCAAAGTGCAAAGGTATTCGCCTAAAGACTTAAACCAATCTTAAAAATATTTGAGATGTTGATTATAATTATAAGAATTACAGAAAAATTAAATATTTTCTCAATGGATAAATTAGATAATTTTAAAAGGAGACTATTTCCAATAATACCTCCGATGATACCCCCGGGAATCATGACAAGCAGCATGTATAAATTGTAGGCACCAAAGCCGGTAGTAAAAGCAACGACTAAAAGAGCTGAAATTTGCGAGAAAAATATAATAAAAATAGAATTGTATCCTGCATTTTTTGTCGTCATCGAAAAAAGCAAACATAGTACCGCTACATTTAATGGTCCTCCGCCAATCCCTATAAATGAAGACAGAAGCCCTAAAGCAAGCCCTACTAACAAAATGATACATTTATTTGTAAGCCTATAGGACCTTGACTTATCCTTATTTTTAAAATAAATAACGATAACTAACAGCAAAAGCACTATTAAACTAGATTGAATAATGGCCGTTATATTAGGTATGTTTAGTGAAATAGCGATTAAATTGAAAATCGCTTTCCCTAATATCCCTCCTAAAATTGATCCAAAAGCAAGAATGGAACTCGATACTTTATTAAGCTTAATTTTTTGCTGCTTCATTTTCATGAGAGAAACAGTAGCCATTGATAGAACGGTTGTTGCAGATAAGATACTAATTGTCGGTAAGTCAAAATGTCCAAACAAGTCCAAAACAGGTTTTATAATGACGCCTCCGCCAAGACCGGCGGCTGCCCCCAGTGTTGTAGCGAGAAGGCCTATTACAAAGTATAGCGCAAAAATAACCATTAACTCCTCCTATACTTGCACGCTGTTGATCATTTGTATTTTATCAAAGTAAAAGTGGTTTACATAATACCGATAAGTTATAGGATATAAGCAAAGGTTATGATCGCTAATGGTTTTTTGGAGGGAGAATGGTGAACTCGCTTTAAATTTGCTATATTGAAGATATAACATGTGAACGTGGAGGTTAATCTGTTGTCTCAAAAGCCTAAAAGAATTGCGAAATATAAAAGGATTGAAGAATATATACTTGATAAAATAAAGAGCGGAGAATATACGAAGGGACAATTAATTGAGACTGAACAAGAATTAGTCGATAAATTTGGCGTTAGTCGAGTAACTGTACGACAGGCTACGAATAATCTTGTCGCAAAGGGCTATTTATCAAGAAGTCAAGGCAGCGGCACGTATGTATCGAGCTCTCAAATTGTTGGTAGAACAACGAATGTGAAGAGTTTTACAGAAGAAATGAAGGAAATGGGGAAAGTTGCCAGTACGGAAATAATTGAATTTAAAATAACGTCTGCTAGCCAAGAGATCGCTCATAAATTACGAATCGAGACAGGCAGTCCTGTTTATTTTATTAAAAGGCTTCGAAAAGCAGATGACATTCCTATGATGCTCGAGTCAACTTACATGAGTGTAAAGGAATATCCTGACCTCTCCTATGAGGATATGACGAAGTCCAAATATAAGTATATTGAAGAAGTGAAAAATCAGATCATCGATCATTCTCACCATGTTGTTGTGCCCATTATGCCTACAGAGGAGATTATAAACTATTTTAACTATGACCCAGATCAACCGCTAATAAAATTATTAAACACCACCTTCTTATCGAATGGAAAAGTAATGGATTATACAGAAGTGATCCTGAATTCCGAGAAGTATCAATATCAGTCGATAAGAGCCAAATAATTTGTATTAACAAATGTGCGAGACTATTTGTATGTGAATTGTATAATTAGCTTAATTTGTTAAGGCATTCGTCTATTATGACGGATGCCTTTATTTAACGGTTTATTTTTTTAAATAAATGGAATGATAAAGCTGTACCATAGTCTGAATGATTGTCGCAAGACTTGAGAAGGCGACCAGATTTTAACGGAAGGAGAAATAGAGCAAAGCGTGAGTTGCCATTTTATACAATAAAAAAATCATTAACACATAAAAATAAATTGTATTGACATATTTAAAGAATTTGATACTATGTTTATAGCTAATGAGTGATGGCTTCCTTTGAATTTTTAAGAAGAGTTCGTTTTTTTAGTTGAATGAAAGCGATTGCTTCATAAGCTACATGTCACTTCTAAGGGAGAAAGGGGAATGGAGATGAAAGATTTACTGATGGGTTTTGGACAAAAACTGGGTAAAGCGATTTTGCTCCCAGTAGCAATCCTTCCAGTAGCAGGTTTATTACTTGGAGTATCATCAGCATTATCTGGACAAGCAGTAATTGACACTTATCCAGTTCTAGGAAACACGGTTTTGCAAGCGATTTTACAAATTATGAATGCAGCGGGTTCAGGTGTATTTAATGCACTCCCTCTTATATTCGCAGTAGGTATAGCGATAGGGTTAGCTAAAAAAGAAAAGGGCCCTGCTGCTTTAGCGGCTGTTGTTGGTTATTTCGTGTTAATTATTACAATTAATTCTTTATTAACGATTACTGGCGATATAGCCCCGCCAGATGCGGACCCTAGGGCTTTCGGGCAAGGCTCACAGTTTGGCGTCTTGACGCTTCAAATGGGAGTGTTTGGAGGAATTTTAACAGGCATTGTCACTGGTTTCATTCATAATCGTTTTTACAATATAAAGTTGCCTGAAATGCTTGCTTTCTTTGGAGGATCTAGATTCGTTCCAATTGTTAATACATTTGTATTCCTCATTGTTGGAGCAATGATGTATATAATCTGGCCGTTTATTGGGAGTGGCATCGCTTCATTTGGAGAATTTGCTACAGGGCTAGGCACACTAGGATCATTTTTATATGGCTTGATGTTACGTACATTGTATTTGTTTGGTCTTCATCATGTCTTTTATTTACCGTTCTGGACGACTGCGGCGGGTGGCACGTTAGAAGTTGGGGGACAAGTGTACGAAGGATTCCAAACCATCTTTTTGGCGCAATTATCTGACCCTGAGACGACTAAATTCTTCGGGAACTTAGCGTTGTTCAATAGTGGCCGGTACTTGCATATGATGTTTGGGATGCTTGGGATCGTATTTGCCATGTATAAGGCCATTCCTGCTGGACCGAAGAGAAAAGCAACTGCAGGCTTTTTGTTATCTGTTGGCCTAACAGCGTTTGTTACTGGGGTGACAGAACCCATTTCATTTGCTTTATTATTTGCTTCACCTATTTTGTTTGCTGCAGAGGCTCTTTTATTTGCGCTTAGCTTTGTTTTAGCGAGTCTAGCAAACATTACAATCGGCTCAACTTTCTCAGCGGGGTTAGTTGAATTCCTTTTATTTGGAGTATTCCAAGGAAACGATAAAACAAATTTCCTGTGGGCCATTCTTTTAGGGATTCCAGTTGCCATCGTTTACTATTTTGTATTTAAGTTTTTAATTTTAAAGCTAAATGCGAAAACTCCTGGCCGTGATGACGAAGAGGTTACAGAGCAGGAAAGCGCTCATCAAGCTTCTCATGCAGATGGACAAGCAAAAACAATCATTGAAGGCTTAGGTGGATTCGAAAACATTACGGAGATCGACAACTGTGCGACTAGATTAAGAGTAAGTGTGGTCAAACCAGATAAAATTAACGCCAGCCTTTTAAAGCAAACGGGTGCCATGAACACGGTGGTAAGGGGCAAAGCTATTCAAGTTATCTATGGACCAAAGGTAAATATTATTCGCGGAGAAATAGACGATTATATCCAAGACAATAATATTAAACATTTGTAGTCGGAGAGATCGAGGCTTTCGCCATAAATGAATGTTCGGGATCTGCAAAAAAGGAGTTTTATGATGAAGAAGAATGTTATTTATATACACACACATGATAGCGGAAAGGTTTTAAGCCCGTATGGATATGACGTACCTACGCCATCGCTGCAGAAATTTGCTGAAGACGCAACCATTTTTAGGCAGGCGTATTGCGTAGGGCCTACATGTTCACCGAGCAGAGCTGGATTATTGACAGGCATGTACCCTCATAGTAATGGGATGTATGGATTATCCCAGAGAGGATTTAAGCTTCATGATTATAATCAGCACTTAGTGAACTTTTTAAAAAAAGAAGATTATTTTACCGTGTTATGTGGCATTCAGCATGAGGCTGGCAGTTATATCGATCACGATAAAGGTGCGAAAATAATTGGCTATGATCAAGATATCACTTCTGATAATACAGGGTTGTCGGAACAAGAGCTTGTAAAATGGGATTATGAAAACGCTCGTCAAGTTCGACAATGGCTGCAGCAATCTGACAAGAAAAAACCATTCTTTTTATCCTATGGGATGTTTGCTACTCATCGGAAATTTCCTGAAGAGGCACATGAAGACGACCGTTCGTATGATTCGAAATATGTGATGCCACCATATCCAGTGCCAGACAATAAGGAAATAAGAGAGGACTATACAGGCTACCTTAACTCTGCGACTTGGGTGAATGCTTCTTTTGGTTTAGTCATTGAGACATTAAAAGAAGAAGGCCTATATGATAATTCGATCATTATATTTACGACAGACCATGGCCTTGCTTTTCCATTTAGTAAATGTACTTTATATGATTCAGGCATTGGCGTTTCATTGATTATGCGTGTTCCTGAAAGTTCGATGATTGGTGAGGAAGTGGAAGGGTTGGTTTCACAAGTAGACGTTTTCCCTACTTTATGCGACTTATTGGAGATCGAACAGCCTTCTTACTTACAAGGCGTTTCTTTTGCAGAGATGTTCCATATGAAAAATCATGAAGTAAGAGAAGAAGTATTTGCTGAAATCAACTATCACACCGCTTATGAACCTGCCAGAAGCATCCGTACAAAAAGGTATAAGTATATAAAATTTTATGATGATGACTATTTGAAAGTAAACCGCACGAACATTGATAATTCCCCGACTAAAACGCTCATGCATGAAAATGGGCTGGAAGAAGTTGTGAAACCAAAAGAAGGGCTTTATGATTTGCTTTTCGATCCAGGTGAAAGAAATAACCTAGCTGGTGATAAACGTTATGAGAAAGTGCTAAATGACATGCGCAAAAAGCTC is a genomic window of Shouchella clausii containing:
- the htpX gene encoding protease HtpX, whose product is MGKRILLFIGTNILVLTTIMVVWTLVTSFTGIDGSFVSSSGAIQFVPILIFSLIVGFSGSFISLAMSRWIAKKMMKVQVLDPEGPLSAEQKAIVEKVHRLSRAAGLTHMPEVGIYQSAEVNAFATGPSKKRSLVAVSTGLLDVMDDDAVEGVIAHEVAHVANGDMVTMTLLQGIVNTFVVFLSRVLAIVVSRFVKPELQFIVQFLAIIILQILFSILGSLVVNAYSRYREYHADRGGADLAGKDKMVHALHALKNYVDRAKANDHTDDTAVQTMKISGGNSVLKLFSTHPDLNDRIARLQER
- a CDS encoding TSUP family transporter, translating into MVIFALYFVIGLLATTLGAAAGLGGGVIIKPVLDLFGHFDLPTISILSATTVLSMATVSLMKMKQQKIKLNKVSSSILAFGSILGGILGKAIFNLIAISLNIPNITAIIQSSLIVLLLLVIVIYFKNKDKSRSYRLTNKCIILLVGLALGLLSSFIGIGGGPLNVAVLCLLFSMTTKNAGYNSIFIIFFSQISALLVVAFTTGFGAYNLYMLLVMIPGGIIGGIIGNSLLLKLSNLSIEKIFNFSVILIIIINISNIFKIGLSL
- a CDS encoding GntR family transcriptional regulator, which gives rise to MSQKPKRIAKYKRIEEYILDKIKSGEYTKGQLIETEQELVDKFGVSRVTVRQATNNLVAKGYLSRSQGSGTYVSSSQIVGRTTNVKSFTEEMKEMGKVASTEIIEFKITSASQEIAHKLRIETGSPVYFIKRLRKADDIPMMLESTYMSVKEYPDLSYEDMTKSKYKYIEEVKNQIIDHSHHVVVPIMPTEEIINYFNYDPDQPLIKLLNTTFLSNGKVMDYTEVILNSEKYQYQSIRAK
- a CDS encoding PTS transporter subunit EIIC, translated to MEMKDLLMGFGQKLGKAILLPVAILPVAGLLLGVSSALSGQAVIDTYPVLGNTVLQAILQIMNAAGSGVFNALPLIFAVGIAIGLAKKEKGPAALAAVVGYFVLIITINSLLTITGDIAPPDADPRAFGQGSQFGVLTLQMGVFGGILTGIVTGFIHNRFYNIKLPEMLAFFGGSRFVPIVNTFVFLIVGAMMYIIWPFIGSGIASFGEFATGLGTLGSFLYGLMLRTLYLFGLHHVFYLPFWTTAAGGTLEVGGQVYEGFQTIFLAQLSDPETTKFFGNLALFNSGRYLHMMFGMLGIVFAMYKAIPAGPKRKATAGFLLSVGLTAFVTGVTEPISFALLFASPILFAAEALLFALSFVLASLANITIGSTFSAGLVEFLLFGVFQGNDKTNFLWAILLGIPVAIVYYFVFKFLILKLNAKTPGRDDEEVTEQESAHQASHADGQAKTIIEGLGGFENITEIDNCATRLRVSVVKPDKINASLLKQTGAMNTVVRGKAIQVIYGPKVNIIRGEIDDYIQDNNIKHL
- a CDS encoding sulfatase family protein yields the protein MKKNVIYIHTHDSGKVLSPYGYDVPTPSLQKFAEDATIFRQAYCVGPTCSPSRAGLLTGMYPHSNGMYGLSQRGFKLHDYNQHLVNFLKKEDYFTVLCGIQHEAGSYIDHDKGAKIIGYDQDITSDNTGLSEQELVKWDYENARQVRQWLQQSDKKKPFFLSYGMFATHRKFPEEAHEDDRSYDSKYVMPPYPVPDNKEIREDYTGYLNSATWVNASFGLVIETLKEEGLYDNSIIIFTTDHGLAFPFSKCTLYDSGIGVSLIMRVPESSMIGEEVEGLVSQVDVFPTLCDLLEIEQPSYLQGVSFAEMFHMKNHEVREEVFAEINYHTAYEPARSIRTKRYKYIKFYDDDYLKVNRTNIDNSPTKTLMHENGLEEVVKPKEGLYDLLFDPGERNNLAGDKRYEKVLNDMRKKLHDYQTKTEDPILTGHFKVREGWKVNKSETYNPSSKDPHDYLKVGE